In the Larus michahellis chromosome 6, bLarMic1.1, whole genome shotgun sequence genome, one interval contains:
- the GPR87 gene encoding G-protein coupled receptor 87 — protein MGYNLSYGKLPDDRLSQDNSTSPNSTAGLLGNSTHNEFTTIVLPVLYLIIFLASILLNGLAVWIFFHIRNKTSFIFYLKNIVVADLLMTLTFPFKIIQDSQLGPWHFNSFLCRYTTVLFYANMYTTIVFLGLISIDRYLKVVKPFGDSRMYSITFTKILSACVWVVMAFLALPNLILTNGYPTKKNIDDCIKLKSPLGVQWHTAVIYINTCMFVVVLIVLIGCYIAISRYIYKSSKQFISSSSRKRKHNQSIRVVVAVFFTCFLPYHLCRIPFTFSHLDKILDDSAHKILYYCKEMTLFLSACNVCLDPIIYFFMCRSFSRRLFRKSNMRTRSESIRSLQSVRRSEVRIYHEYTDV, from the exons ATGGGGTACAATTTGTCCTATGGAAAACTGCCAG ATGACCGTCTGAGCCAAGACAACAGCACCTCACCCAACTCCACAGCAGGCTTACTGGGGAACTCCACACACAACGAATTCACCACCATCGTCTTGCCTGTGCTTTACCTCATCATTTTCCTGGCAAGCATCTTGCTGAACGGCCTAGcagtgtggatttttttccacatcagaaaTAAAACGAGTTTTATATTTTACCTCAAAAACATCGTGGTTGCAGACCTTCTCATGACACTGACATTCCCATTCAAGATAATCCAGGACTCGCAGCTGGGACCGTGGCACTTCAACTCTTTCCTGTGCCGATACACCACGGTTCTGTTCTACGCAAACATGTACACCACAATTGTGTTCCTCGGACTCATCAGCATCGACCGCTACCTGAAAGTAGTGAAGCCTTTTGGAGACTCCAGGATGTACAGCATCACCTTCACCAAGATCTTATCTGCCTGCGTTTGGGTTGTAATGGCTTTCCTGGCGTTACCCAACCTGATCCTTACCAACGGCTACCCGACAAAGAAAAATATAGACGACTGCATAAAGCTGAAGTCTCCCTTGGGAGTCCAGTGGCACACAGCTGTCATTTACATCAACACCTGCATGTTTGTAGTGGTGCTGATAGTACTGATAGGATGCTATATCGCGATATCCAGGTACATTTATAAATCGAGCAAACAATTTATTAGCTCATCAAGTAGAAAGCGAAAGCATAATCAAAGTATAAGGGTTGTTGTGGCCGtatttttcacttgctttctgcCATATCATTTGTGCAGAATACCCTTTACTTTTAGCCATCTAGATAAAATTCTAGACGACTCTGCACATAAAATCTTATATTACTGTAAGGAAATGACACTGTTCCTGTCTGCATGTAATGTCTGTCTGGATCCAATAATTTACTTTTTCATGTGTAGATCATTCTCACGAAGGCTGTTCAGAAAATCAAATATGAGAACCAGGAGTGAGAGTATTAGATCACTTCAGAGCGTGAGAAGATCAGAAGTGCGCATATACCATGAATACACTGATGTCTGA
- the P2RY12 gene encoding P2Y purinoceptor 12, with protein MKATTNFSYSRNNSNCTSDNKISQVIFPLLYTILFLVGLTMNGLAMWVFFKISSKSNFIIFLKNTVISDLLMILTFPFKILSDAKLVSWVLRGFVCQVTQVVFYFTMYISILFLGLITVDRYQKASSPFRTSTPRSLLGAKILSTAIWISMFALSLPNMILSNKEKTLENVKKCARLKSDFGLVWHEIVNYICQLIFWVNLAVIVVCYILISKELYKSYKRTRCTGKASKKTVNLKVFIIIAVFFICFVPFHFTRIPYTLSQTRDVFECSAQNTLFYLKESTLWLTSLNACLDPFIYFFLCKSFRKSLLDMLCKHTALSKVRTHMKEQNEGDDTDETPL; from the coding sequence ATGAAAGCCACAACCAACTTCAGCTATTCCAGAAACAACAGCAACTGCACCAGCGATAACAAAATCAGTcaagtaatttttcctttgctttatacAATTCTGTTCCTGGTCGGTCTCACCATGAATGGCCTGGCAATGTGGGTCTTCTTTAAAATATCCAGTAAATCTAATTTCATCATCTTCCTCAAGAACACTGTCATTTCTGACTTACTCATGATCTtgacttttccatttaaaatccTTAGCGATGCAAAGTTGGTATCATGGGTACTGAGAGGATTTGTGTGCCAGGTCACCCAGGTTGTATTTTACTTCACCATGTACATTAGCATTTTGTTTCTTGGTCTAATTACTGTTGACCGCTATCAGAAAGCCTCTTCGCCGTTCAGAACATCAACTCCAAGGAGCCTTTTAGGTGCCAAGATCCTGTCCACAGCAATTTGGATATCAATGTTTGCTCTTTCATTACCCAACATGATTCTATCAAACAAGGAGAAAACGCTTGAGAATGTAAAAAAGTGTGCTCGCTTGAAATCCGACTTTGGCTTAGTCTGGCACGAAATTGTAAACTATATTTGTCAACTTATCTTCTGGGTTAATTTAGCAGTCATAGTTGTATGCTACATACTCATAAGTAAAGAACTGTACAAATCCTATAAAAGGACAAGATGCACAGGAAAAGCATCCAAAAAGACTGTAAATCTGAAGGTTTTCATCATTATCGCAGtgttctttatttgttttgtgcCATTCCACTTCACTAGAATCCCCTACACGTTGAGCCAAACAAGAGACGTTTTTGAATGCTCTGCTCAGAACaccttgttttatttaaaagagagcACGCTGTGGCTGACATCGCTAAATGCTTGCCTAGATCCATTCATAtactttttcctttgcaaatcaTTTAGAAAGTCCTTGCTAGACATGCTGTGCAAGCACACAGCATTGTCAAAAGTCAGAACACATATGAAGGAGCAGAACGAAGGAGATGACACAGACGAGACGCCGCTCTAG
- the P2RY13 gene encoding P2Y purinoceptor 13, translating into MGDLANKSIVSNSSGAPSSAPCHRDTTVTHLVFPVLYTLVFLLGLVLNSLAFWAFFHIPSTSTFIVYLKNILVSDFIMTLMLPLKILTDSGLGPWQLKAFVCRFSAVVFYDTMYISIVLLGLIAFDRFLKIVRPFGKFWVQNLTSAKILAGLVWLFFFVLSLPNMILSNKKATPQSVKKCASLKNYFGLKWHEAVNYICQFIFWTVLILMFLFYTIIAKKVYESYLKTQKKDNKSEKRVKGKVFIIFTVFFLCFAPFHFSRVPYTLSQTTSRMDCHLQNQLFVAKESTLWLASTNICMDPLIYMFLCKPFVEKVLCRRVKTFRKTVHTNPKTELDTRTSATQS; encoded by the coding sequence ATGGGAGACCTTGCAAACAAGAGCATAGTCAGTAACTCCAGTGGAGCACCCTCCTCCGCACCATGCCATCGGGACACCACAGTCACCCACCTGGTCTTCCCAGTACTGTATACACTCGTCTTCCTTCTGGGACTCGTACTGAACAGCCTGGCTTTCTGGGCTTTCTTCCATATACCAAGCACATCAACTTTCATTGTCTACCTGAAAAATATCTTAGTTTCTGACTTTATAATGACCCTGATGCTTCCTCTGAAAATCCTGACGGACTCTGGCCTGGGACCATGGCAGCTCAAAGCCTTCGTCTGTCGCTTCTCAGCCGTAGTATTTTATGACACAATGTATATTAGCATAGTGCTACTTGGCCTCATTGCTTTTGACAGATTTCTCAAGATTGTGAGACCTTTTGGGAAGTTCTGGGTACAAAACCTGACCTCAGCAAAAATCCTTGCGGGTCTGGTCTGGCTCTTCTTCTTTGTTCTCTCTCTGCCTAACATGATCTTATCGAACAAGAAAGCAACACCCCAATCCGTGAAGAAGTGTGCCTCGTTGAAGAATTACTTTGGACTTAAATGGCACGAAGCCGTCAATTATATCTGTCAGTTCATTTTCTGGACTGTTCTCATCCTCATGTTCCTATTTTATACAATTATCGCCAAAAAGGTATATGAGTCTTAtctaaaaacacagaagaaagacaacaaaagtgaaaaaagggTCAAGGGGAAAGTATTCatcatttttactgtgtttttcttATGCTTTGCCCCCTTTCATTTTAGCAGGGTTCCCTATACTCTGAGTCAAACAACCAGCCGAATGGACTGCCATCTGCAGAACCAGCTCTTTGTCGCGAAAGAAAGCACTCTGTGGCTGGCTAGCACAAACATCTGCATGGACCCCCTGATATACATGTTCTTGTGCAAACCATTTGTAGAAAAGGTGTTATGCAGGAGAGTAAAGACATTTCGGAAAACAGTTCATACAAACCCAAAAACCGAACTGGACACACGAACGTCAGCTACTCAGTCTTGA